In Chroicocephalus ridibundus chromosome 4, bChrRid1.1, whole genome shotgun sequence, one genomic interval encodes:
- the ZBTB42 gene encoding zinc finger and BTB domain-containing protein 42, with protein MEFPDHSRQLLQCLSQQRHQGFLCDCTVLVGEAQFRAHRAVLASCSMYFHLFYRDQLDKRDIVHLNSDIVTAPAFSLLLEFMYEGKLEFNSLPVEDVLAAASYLHMYDIVKVCKGKLKDKELCSEEKINDEAASLEKAEHFLDAGAPLVHEFDPGNKQKFSVAEYERAAGKEKVSSHPAWSSDRISVSSVPTEAEPCAAAAGKTKANVNSSTGPLSQRSVNHPLASSDVDCALDLSFKPVPGRDSLHPSYVFGQLASDSQQQGTEPLVKDEQDLLSDQEDGEARSPESQHFGNSAKSLVTGLGHMFAGNGSSHAREEDIDQERDESEDDMDSSDISSSGVLVPPGHICICPLCSKVFPSPHILQLHLSSHFRDKDGSRTRLSPDGSVPTCTLCGKTFSCMYTLKRHERTHSGEKPYTCGQCGKSFQYSHNLSRHAVVHTREKPHGCKWCERRFTQSGDLYRHIRKFHCGLVKSLVV; from the coding sequence ATGGAGTTTCCAGACCATAGCCGCCAGTTGCTGCAGTGTCTGAGTCAGCAGCGTCACCAGGGCTTCCTGTGTGACTGTACTGTTTTAGTTGGAGAAGCTCAATTCAGAGCTCACAGAGCCGTTCTTGCCTCTTGCAGTATGTACTTCCATCTTTTCTACAGGGACCAGTTAGACAAAAGGGATATTGTGCATCTGAACAGTGACATTGTCACAGcccctgccttcagcctgctGCTCGAATTCATGTACGAGGGAAAGCTGGAATTCAACAGTCTCCCGGTGGAAGATGTGCTGGCTGCGGCTAGCTACCTTCACATGTATGACATTGTGAAAGTCTGCAAGGGCAAGTTGAAAGATAAAGAATTATGCTCGGAAGAGAAGATTAATGATGAGGCGGCTAGTTTGGAGAAAGCGGAGCATTTTCTAGACGCCGGAGCGCCCCTGGTCCACGAGTTTGAcccaggaaacaaacaaaaattcagcGTTGCAGAATACGAGCGAGCAGCAGGCAAAGAAAAGGTCAGCAGTCACCCCGCCTGGTCCTCTGATCGTATAAGTGTCAGCTCTGTGCCGACAGAGGCAGAACCGTGCGCcgcagcagctggaaaaacaaaggcTAATGTCAATAGTTCCACAGGACCTTTGTCCCAAAGGTCTGTTAACCATCCCCTGGCTTCGAGTGATGTGGACTGCGCGCTGGATTTGTCTTTCAAGCCCGTGCCGGGGAGAGATTCCTTACACCCCTCCTATGTCTTTGGACAGCTGGCTTCCGACAGCCAGCAGCAGGGTACCGAGCCACTTGTTAAAGATGAACAAGACTTGCTGTCAGATCAGGAGGACGGCGAAGCCAGGAGTCCGGAGAGTCAGCATTTTGGGAATTCAGCCAAGAGCCTAGTGACAGGGTTAGGACACATGTTCGCGGGGAATGGCAGCTCTCATGCCCGGGAGGAGGATATAGATCAAGAGCGAGACGAGAGCGAGGACGACATGGATTCGTCAGACATCTCCTCCTCGGGCGTCCTCGTGCCTCCCGGGCATATCTGCATTTGCCCCCTCTGTAGCAAGGTGTTCCCGAGCCCCCACATCCTTCAGCTGCACCTCAGCTCTCACTTCCGCGACAAGGACGGCTCCCGGACCCGCCTGTCCCCCGACGGGTCCGTCCCCACCTGTACCCTCTGCGGAAAGACTTTTTCTTGCATGTACACCTTAAAGAGGCACGAGAGGACTCACTCGGGGGAGAAGCCCTACACCTGCGGCCAGTGCGGGAAGAGCTTCCAGTATTCCCACAACCTCAGCCGCCACGCGGTGGTGCACACCAGGGAGAAGCCCCACGGGTGCAAGTGGTGTGAGAGACGGTTCACGCAGTCTGGGGATTTGTACAGACACATCCGCAAATTTCATTGTGGCCTTGTAAAGTCCTTGGTTGTTTGA